Sequence from the Natronomonas marina genome:
ACGAACTCGCCCTCCTCGATGGACAGCGAGATCTCCTCTAGTGCGACCGTGTCCTCACCGTACACCTTCCGCACGCTCGACAGTTCGACGGCGTTGTCGTACTCGGGTTCATCTACCATACCAAGAATCACTCAATAACGTAACTCGTTTGCCGCTCAGGAGTCGTCGCCGGACTCGAAGATTTCGGCTCCGACGCCGAGTTCGGTTGCGACGTCGATGACGCTCTGGTACTTGTCGACGCCCGCCTCTCGGACATCGTTGAACCAGAGGTCGTCGTCGGTGCCCTCTTCACCGTCCTGGCCGTAGTAGATGCTGTCGGGCGCGTCGATGAACGCCTGCTGGAGTGCGTCCTTGCGGTCGTCGGACAGTTCCGGGCTGACGACGATTGGCGCCCGGGGCAGCCCCGTCGACTCCTGGAGGGTGCGGGCGGTACTCTCGAACTCGTCGGGGGTCGGACCGGTACTGGTGTCGCGGACGAACCCACCCATGCCGGCGGCGTCGACCTGCCCATCGGCCAGCTGTTCGTACGAACTGACGTGCCCACCGGCGAACACGGCATCGAAGGCGGCCTGGGAGCCGTTGCCTTCGGGCAGGTTGCCGATGTTCACGCCGGCCTGACTGATGTTGTACAGCGGGTACAGCGCGCCGCTGGTCGACAGCGGGTCGGAGAACGCCACCGACTTGCCCTCCAGGTCGGACACCTCCTCGATGTCGCTGTCGTTCGGAACCGCGATGATGCTCTTGTACGTCCAGGTACCGTAGCCCTTCCGCTGGAGGATGACCTCGGCATCACCCTCGTTGACGCCCAGGGCGGCGGCGAACGGACCCGTCTCGGCGATGTCGGTCGTGCCCGAACCAAGCGCCTCGATGACGGAGGCGTAGTTGTTCGCGATGTTCATTTTCGTGGTCCGGTCGAACTCGTTGCTGATGTACTCCCGGATCGGCCCGTACTGCGGCTGGAGGTCCTCCGTCGGCACGCTCGGCGAGATGTTCATGTCGATCTCGCCGTCGTTGAACGGCTGGGAACCGCCGATGCCCAGACAGCCGGTCAGTGCCCCTATACTCCCCACCGCGCCAGCGGTCTTGAGAAAGTCACGACGTCGTGTCATACGTCCCTCTGGACCCACTCGACAGGGCCATCTAAAACTTTCCAATCGGCGATATATAGCGGTCCGTTCCACAATAGAGCGATTCGGACCGATCGGCGAAGTTCGGGGCGTTGCCGGCGCTGTTGGCCGCCCACAGGGACCGCCGATCCGAGGTATTACCGGTATCGAAAGGACAGGCGGAATCGACGGGACCGTCTCGTCGCCTCGCCACCGGCGTCGCTTCCGCTCCCCATCCAACCGATCTCGGTACCGAAAACGACTCGGTGGGGTACACCCAACCGCCAGTGTGAGCTCTGGAACTTCGCCGGTCGCGGTCAGCGTCGTCGACTACGGGCTGGGAAACCTCCGCAGCGTCACGCGCGGCCTCGAGCGGGCCGGCGCCGAGGTGACGCTGACGGACGACCCCGCCGACCTCGACACCGCCGACGGCATCGTCCTGCCGGGCGTCGGCGCCTTCAGCGAGGGCATGGACAACGCCGGCCCGTTCCGGTCGGCACTGACCGACGCCGCCGCCGAGGGGCGGCCGCTTTTCGGCATCTGTCTCGGCATGCAGATGCTTCTGACCTCCAGCGAGGAGGCCGACCACGTCGGCCAGGGCGACGTCGAGGGGCTGGACCTCGTCCCCGGCCGCAACGTCAGGTTCGACGTCGGGCAGACGGTCCCGCACATGGGCTGGAACGAACTGCACGTCGAGCGCGAGCACCCCATCGTCGACGGGATAGACGGCGGGACATCGGAGACGTCCCGGGCAAACGAAGCCGGCGGCTCCGTGGACGGCGAGTACGCCTACTTCGTCCACTCCTACTACGCCCGTCCGGACGACGAGAGCGCGGTCGTTGCGACGACCGACTACGGCGTCGACTTCCCCTCCATCGTCGCCAGCGAGGCGGGCAACGTCTTCGGCACGCAGTTCCACCCCGAGAAGTCCGGCGAGACCGGACTGAAAATCCTGCGGAACTTCGTCGACTACTGCCGGCGATAGCCCGCGACGGGCCGGTCAGGGACAGCCGTAGGTACCGGTACTGTCGGGCGGGGACTCGATTTCGATCTCCGCGAGCACCGTCGAGCTGTCGGTCCCGTTCGGCGCGTAGACCACGCGGTAAATCTCGCCCTCGGTGACCGCGTTCAGCGCGCAGTCACTGTCCTTCCCGTCGATGTGGACGTACTCGCCGGGTTCGATGGTGTCGCCGCCGGTCCAGACGTCCTTCCACAGCACCTCGTTGCCGTTCGAGTCACGGATGTACACCTCGTCGCCGTCCAGCACGTCTCCGCTCTCGTGAGTGATGTTCACGTAGGCGACGCCGCCGTTGGCGGCGCCGGAGGGGGCGTAGGTCGTCGAGACGCTGGCGTACTCGGTCGGCGCGCCGAGTTCGCCGCCGAACCCCAGCGCCATCGTTCCGACGAGGGCAGCCAGGAGAGTCGTGATGGCGACGAGGAGAACCACGCCGATGACCGGCGACACCCCCCGTTCGTTCGTGGACACGGATCGATCCTCCAACGTCCGTACGTTACGTCCCTACACGGTAAACGGCCGCGAGCGTTTTCTCGTCGTGAAAACCGCGACCGAAATGCACCTTCTCCAGTATCGACGACCAGCGCTACCGCAGCGTCGCCACTGACAGCGATACGACCCCTCGGCGACGGCGTCGTGACCGCTCTCGCCCCGACGTGGCTACTCCGATGGCGACTCGACTCGCTCGTCCGCGTCGTCCTCGGGCACCCCGGCCCCGTCCGGCGGGTCGGCCAGTTCCCAGTGAACGAGTTCCTCGGTGAGCTGGTTGGTCATGGTATGGTGCGTAATATCACACCATAGTTCATCATAAACATTTCCGTAGATGCGGGAATTGTGAGAAGAACCGCCCACGGCAGGCTGTCGGTGTCGCCGCGAAGGGCCCACGGGAACCGCCGTGACTGGCCGTCAGTGCCGCGGCGTCTCCGCGTCCGGGGCGGTCACGTCGTTCCGGTCCGCCGGCGGTCTCAGTAGTCCAGGTCGAACTGCTGGTGTTCGACGACGGTGTTCAGCACGACGGAGGTGTTGGACTCCTTGATGTCGGGGTCGATGAGCAGTTCCTTGATGCCCTCGTTCATGTGGTCGGTGTCGGTGAACTTGCCGATGGCGACGATGTCGTGGTCGCCGGTGACCTCGTAGACCGACACCATGTGCGTGTGTTCGCTGAGGCGGTCGGTTATCTCCGGGAGCGCGCTCCCCTCGACCTTCAGCTGGATGATGGCGGTCACGTCGTAGCCCAACTCGCCGTAGTTGACCTCGGGGACGTAGCCCTCGATGATACCCTGCTCTTCGAGGTCGGAGATGTGGTTCGAGACGGTCGTCACCGACACGTCGAGGTCCTCGCCGAGCGAGCGGAGCGAGGCGCGGCCGTCGTCCAGTAGCGCGTTCACCAACTTGCGGTCGAGATTTTCGTACGTCATTACACTCCGCTACCACCCCCAGGGTTTAGAAGTTTACGAATATTCACTTCTATGGGCTAGCGGGGCAGATTTGCGCAAATCAGTAACGCTTTAGTAGAAGCACTCGTCGTTTCGCCCGTCGAGAAAGATGACGAGCGACAACGTAGCCACCGACGGTGGCCTTTCAGTAGAGGCACAGAACGTCCTCGACGAGATAGACGAAAAGAACGTCGACTTCCTGCGTCTGCAGTTTACCGACATCCTCGGGACGGTGAAGAACGTCTCCGTTCCCGCCGACCAGGCCGAGAAGGCGTTCACCGAGGGCATCTACTTCGACGGCTCCTCAATCGAGGGGTTCGTCCGCATCCAGGAGTCCGACATGCGGCTCATGCCCGACCCGCGCACGTTCGCCGTGCTGCCGTGGCGGGACCGCGAGTCCGGCGCCTCCGCCCGGATGATCTGCGACGTCTACGACACTTCCACGGGCGAACCCTTCGAGGGCGACCCCCGGTACGTGCTCAAGCAGGCGCTCGAACGGGCCCACGAGATGGGATACACCGTCAACGCCGCGCCCGAACCCGAGTTCTTCCTCTTCGAGGAGGACGACGAGGGCCGCGCCACCACCAAGACCGGCGACCATGGCGGCTACTTCGACCTCGCGCCGAAGGACCTCGCCAGTGACGTCCGCCGCGACATCATCTACGGTCTCGAGGAGATGGGCTTCGAGATCGAGGCCAGCCACCACGAGGTCGCCCGCGGCCAACACGAGATCAACTTCGAGTACGACGACGCCCTGACGACCGCCGACAACGTCGGCACCTTCCGGACGGTCGTCCGCGCCATCGCCGCCCAGCACGACCTCCACGCCACGTTCATGCCCAAGCCCATCCCGAAGATCAACGGCTCCGGCATGCACACCCACATTTCGCTCTTCACCGAGGACGGCGACAACGCCTTCCACGACGGCGCCGACGAGTTCGACCTCTCGGAGACCGCAAAGCAGTTCCTCGGCGGCATCCTCGAGCACGCGCCCGCCATCACCGCCGTCACGAACCCGACGGTCAACTCCTACAAGCGCCTCGTCCCCGGCTACGAGGCGCCCGTCTACGTCGCCTGGTCGGACCGCAACCGGTCTGCGCTCATCCGCAAGCCCGCCGCCCGCATCCCCGCCGCCTCCCGCATCGAGGCGCGGTTCCCCGACCCCTCGTGTAACCCCTACCTCGCCTTCGCCGCGCTCATCCACGCCGGCCTCGACGGCATCGAGAAGGGCATCGAGGCGCCCGACCCCATCCGGGAGAACATCTACGAGTTCGACGAGGAGAAACGCGAGGAGTACGGTATCGAGACGCTGCCGGAGAACCTCGGCGGGGCCATCGACGCCCTCGAGGACGACCCCGTCATCTACGACGCGCTCGGCGAACACGTCGGCCCGAAGTTCGTCGAGGCCAAGCGCCAGGAACACACCGAGTACCTCGTCGACGTCTCCCAGTGGGAACTGGACCGCTACCTCGAGACGTTCTAACCCACTTTTTACACGACCCCCGGAGGGGGTCGCGCGGCGGCGTTACCGCCCGGAAAATATGCGCGCGTGCTCCTGCGGCGCTCTCCCTGCGGTCGAGCGCGGGAGTCCGGGCACGCTACGGCGACTCGCTCACTTCGCTCACGGCTCACTGCGTTCGTCGTTCGCTTCGAGGGCTCTCGCTTCGCTCGAACCCTCGCACCGCTCGTCGCCGGAGAAGCCTCGTTTCGGACCGCGAGTCGGCCGCCGGCCTCACTCACATTCGATGCTCGAGTGCGAACGTGGTTGTCCTGCACCGTCGCTCTCGAGTCCGCCGACCTGGAGTTCGAAACGCTCGAGCGTCGGAAACGGTCGGTCACACTCGACGACGGTGACCGCGAAGAGGTGCTCGGAACGCGGCTGCCGCAGAACCACCAGATACGTGGCGTTCGGGTGAGAGGCCACCGTCGGCAACGAGAGCGTTTCGTTGCGTTCGAGGACCGTCGACCACCGGGCCACTTCGGTCACGTTCGCCGGTTCGGCGGCAGTAACCTCGTCGCTGGGTAGGATGTACGGCCAGCCACCCCCACTCTCGTTCGTCGGGCGGGACAGGGTCCGTGTCGAACCGTTCTCGTACGTGACCGTGAACGACTCGATCCGACCGTCGACCGCGCCGAGCGTCACGACCATCTCGTCGAACCCCTCGTTGGTGATCGAGAGGTTCCGCGTCTCGTGGTTCGTCTGTGACGGGGCCTCGTCCGTTGCAGTCGGCGTCGGTTCGTCGGGACCGGCCGGGGTCGCCGTGTCGGGACCGGCGAACCCCCCGGAGCACCCTGCGAGGACCGCCATCGTTGCTACGACCGCGATGGGTGGGATACGACCCAGCATGTCTTCAAGCGGTATTATTTCTCACTCACAGATATAAATCCACTAGATATAAAAAGAATAAATACGGGTTTCACTGTCGGTTCGAGAGCGGGGCGGGAGGCACGGCAGCGTCCGACGAGCGGTTCGTAGAGCGGGAAGAAAGCGCGTTCACCGTCGACCGAACGGGAACCGTGGCGAGGCGAGACTCGCCTCACTCGATGTCGATGACGGTTCCGCTGTCGTCGACGGACTCCTCGGTCGGGACGTGGACCTCGAGGACGCCGTTGGTGTAACTGGCGGTGATGTCGTCGACCAGCACCGTCCCGGGGAGGCGGACCCGCTCGAACGTCCGGCGGTTGCGGGTGGTGGCGAGGCGGCCGATGCCGACATCCATCTCCTCTTCGGTCTCGTGTTCGGCGTCGGTGACGAGCACGCCGTCGTCGAACCGGAGGTCGATTTCCTCGGTCTCGAAGCCCGGGAGGTCGGCCACGACGAGGTAGCCGTCGTCGCCGGCCTCGACGCTGACGTGAGTGTCGTAGCGGGACCCCGAATCGCCGGCCGTCTCGGGTCCGTCTCCGAACATCGCGTGTCGCATCTCGTTCATCATTCGTTCCATCTCCTCGAAGGGGGTTCGACGGATTGCCATGGGAGAAAGAAGGTTCCGGGCGGGGATAAGCCGAGCGTGAGCCGTGCAAGCAGCCGTTTCGCGGGGGCGTCAGACGCGGCGAGCGACCGCCTCGCCTGCCAGGGGCGCCGCGAGGACGCCCGCTAGCACCACGCCCATCGACAGGAAGGCGACGTGTGGGGCCGGTTCGAGGGCGTAGACGACGCCGAACAGGACGCCGAAGGCCGCCCCGACGCCGGCGGAAACGGCGCCGCCCCCTCGCGTGGTCGCCTCGCGGACGACGGCGTCGCCGACGACGCCCCAGGCGATGCGGGCGCCCAGCGCGGCGCCCAGCGCGGCCATCGTGTCGAAGTTGTACTCGCCGACGACCGGGCCCAGCAGGGCGGCAGCGACAGCCAGCATCAGAGCGCGACCGGGGTTCGAACCGCGGCCACAGAGCCGGTAGACGACCGCCAGGAAGGCCGCGCCGACGGCGGCGCCGACGACCACGTCGACGAGGTAGTGGACCCCGAGGACGACCCGCGTGAGCGCGACGACGACGGTGACGGCGGCCGCGGTGACGTAGGCGCGGCGGGTCCCGACGACGAGCGCTAGCCCCCCGTAGACGGCCGCCGTCCCGAGGGCGTGGCCGCTCGGGAAGCCGAAGCCCGTGCCGGTGGCCGCGGCGACGTACAGCGAGTCCACGGCCTCCGGCACCGCGGCGGGAGCGGTCGCGGTGCCGGCACCCGGCGGACGCGGACGGGCCAGCCACTCCTTCAGCGTGGTCACGAGCGCGTTCGCGCCGAGACCGAGCGCGACGACGAAGGCGGCCCGGCGGCGGCCGAGCGCCACGGGTGCGGGAAGCGCCCCGCCGAACCAGTACAGCAGCCCGACGAGGCCGAAGAGGAACCAGACGTCGCCGAGTTGGGTCAGGAGGGCGGCCGCGACGACGACGGCCTCGGGCAGCGCCTCGACGGCGGCGAGTTCGCCGACGCCGCGGCTCATCGGCTCTCGAAGCGGTCCTTCAGCCGGCCGGGGACGCCCGCGATGGTGGCCGTCGTCCCGACGAGCAGCATCAGGACGTACAGCCCGAGCGTCGACAGCCAGACGACCAGCATGGCGAGGATGGCCCACCCGCCCGACAGGTAGAAGAAGGCCCCGAGCGTCATCGCGGTCCCGTACAGCAACACGAGGTACGGTCCCCAGCCGCGGGCCTTCCCGCGGCGGACCTGCCGGCGGACGTACTGTCTGAGGTCGCTCTCGATTTCCTCGCGGTGGACGGTCCGGTCGTCGATGCGCTCCTCGAAGCGGTCGAGTTCGTCGTACAGCCGTTCGAGTTCCTCGCGTAGCTGTTCGTCGGACAGGTCGTCAGGGTGATCCCGTGTCATGATTCCCTCGAGTACGGCGGTCGGTTCCGGGGCGGGCGTCTCGTCGTCCGCGAGACCGGTCCCCGCGTCGGCGCGGCCGGCGAGGACGGCGTTCAGCACGACGCCCAAGAGCAAGACCAGGGCGCCGAAGTAGAGGAACGTCACGAGCAGCAGCATCCCGCCGAGGACGCCGTAGGTCTCGTAGCTGCCGGCGCTGGCGGCGTAGATACGGAACCCGGTCTGCAGCAGCGTCCAGCCGACGGCGGCGAAGACGGCACCCGGCAGCGCCTCCCGGATTCCGACCACGTCCCCGGGCAGGAGGTAGTACAGCGGGAGGAAGGCGACGGTGAGACCGGCCACCAGACCGACCGTCCCCAGGAGACCGA
This genomic interval carries:
- the phnD gene encoding phosphate/phosphite/phosphonate ABC transporter substrate-binding protein, giving the protein MTRRRDFLKTAGAVGSIGALTGCLGIGGSQPFNDGEIDMNISPSVPTEDLQPQYGPIREYISNEFDRTTKMNIANNYASVIEALGSGTTDIAETGPFAAALGVNEGDAEVILQRKGYGTWTYKSIIAVPNDSDIEEVSDLEGKSVAFSDPLSTSGALYPLYNISQAGVNIGNLPEGNGSQAAFDAVFAGGHVSSYEQLADGQVDAAGMGGFVRDTSTGPTPDEFESTARTLQESTGLPRAPIVVSPELSDDRKDALQQAFIDAPDSIYYGQDGEEGTDDDLWFNDVREAGVDKYQSVIDVATELGVGAEIFESGDDS
- the hisH gene encoding imidazole glycerol phosphate synthase subunit HisH is translated as MSSGTSPVAVSVVDYGLGNLRSVTRGLERAGAEVTLTDDPADLDTADGIVLPGVGAFSEGMDNAGPFRSALTDAAAEGRPLFGICLGMQMLLTSSEEADHVGQGDVEGLDLVPGRNVRFDVGQTVPHMGWNELHVEREHPIVDGIDGGTSETSRANEAGGSVDGEYAYFVHSYYARPDDESAVVATTDYGVDFPSIVASEAGNVFGTQFHPEKSGETGLKILRNFVDYCRR
- a CDS encoding type IV pilin — its product is MSTNERGVSPVIGVVLLVAITTLLAALVGTMALGFGGELGAPTEYASVSTTYAPSGAANGGVAYVNITHESGDVLDGDEVYIRDSNGNEVLWKDVWTGGDTIEPGEYVHIDGKDSDCALNAVTEGEIYRVVYAPNGTDSSTVLAEIEIESPPDSTGTYGCP
- the lrp gene encoding HTH-type transcriptional regulator Lrp, producing MTYENLDRKLVNALLDDGRASLRSLGEDLDVSVTTVSNHISDLEEQGIIEGYVPEVNYGELGYDVTAIIQLKVEGSALPEITDRLSEHTHMVSVYEVTGDHDIVAIGKFTDTDHMNEGIKELLIDPDIKESNTSVVLNTVVEHQQFDLDY
- the glnA gene encoding type I glutamate--ammonia ligase — translated: MTSDNVATDGGLSVEAQNVLDEIDEKNVDFLRLQFTDILGTVKNVSVPADQAEKAFTEGIYFDGSSIEGFVRIQESDMRLMPDPRTFAVLPWRDRESGASARMICDVYDTSTGEPFEGDPRYVLKQALERAHEMGYTVNAAPEPEFFLFEEDDEGRATTKTGDHGGYFDLAPKDLASDVRRDIIYGLEEMGFEIEASHHEVARGQHEINFEYDDALTTADNVGTFRTVVRAIAAQHDLHATFMPKPIPKINGSGMHTHISLFTEDGDNAFHDGADEFDLSETAKQFLGGILEHAPAITAVTNPTVNSYKRLVPGYEAPVYVAWSDRNRSALIRKPAARIPAASRIEARFPDPSCNPYLAFAALIHAGLDGIEKGIEAPDPIRENIYEFDEEKREEYGIETLPENLGGAIDALEDDPVIYDALGEHVGPKFVEAKRQEHTEYLVDVSQWELDRYLETF
- a CDS encoding Hsp20/alpha crystallin family protein, with the translated sequence MAIRRTPFEEMERMMNEMRHAMFGDGPETAGDSGSRYDTHVSVEAGDDGYLVVADLPGFETEEIDLRFDDGVLVTDAEHETEEEMDVGIGRLATTRNRRTFERVRLPGTVLVDDITASYTNGVLEVHVPTEESVDDSGTVIDIE
- a CDS encoding phosphatase PAP2 family protein, which encodes MSRGVGELAAVEALPEAVVVAAALLTQLGDVWFLFGLVGLLYWFGGALPAPVALGRRRAAFVVALGLGANALVTTLKEWLARPRPPGAGTATAPAAVPEAVDSLYVAAATGTGFGFPSGHALGTAAVYGGLALVVGTRRAYVTAAAVTVVVALTRVVLGVHYLVDVVVGAAVGAAFLAVVYRLCGRGSNPGRALMLAVAAALLGPVVGEYNFDTMAALGAALGARIAWGVVGDAVVREATTRGGGAVSAGVGAAFGVLFGVVYALEPAPHVAFLSMGVVLAGVLAAPLAGEAVARRV
- a CDS encoding YihY/virulence factor BrkB family protein — translated: MNGYLDRAVTVTRGVVNGAQSDRITFIAGSLAYYALISLLPLLLLALAAASAFGDPGTVETLVDEVTGALGEQAGALVREALTGAVGGGVTLFGLVVLLWSGLKLFRGLDIAFSEVYGRPGPDSLLEQLRDGAVALGAVGIGVAATVVVGAFVAGLGVDRSVQGFDLLGLLGTVGLVAGLTVAFLPLYYLLPGDVVGIREALPGAVFAAVGWTLLQTGFRIYAASAGSYETYGVLGGMLLLVTFLYFGALVLLLGVVLNAVLAGRADAGTGLADDETPAPEPTAVLEGIMTRDHPDDLSDEQLREELERLYDELDRFEERIDDRTVHREEIESDLRQYVRRQVRRGKARGWGPYLVLLYGTAMTLGAFFYLSGGWAILAMLVVWLSTLGLYVLMLLVGTTATIAGVPGRLKDRFESR